Proteins found in one Paenibacillus sp. FSL R10-2782 genomic segment:
- a CDS encoding Flp1 family type IVb pilin encodes MMTLVTGSIRKLYKDEDGLGTLEMILIIAILIAVAIIFKDQIKKIVEGLLKKADKKSNDFMDS; translated from the coding sequence ATGATGACATTAGTAACAGGCAGTATTCGTAAATTGTACAAGGATGAGGACGGTTTGGGTACGTTGGAAATGATTTTGATTATCGCGATTCTGATTGCGGTGGCGATTATTTTCAAGGATCAGATCAAGAAGATTGTAGAAGGTCTGTTGAAAAAAGCGGATAAAAAGAGTAACGACTTCATGGATTCATAA
- a CDS encoding TadE family protein produces the protein MLRKLAHKEEGSFSLEASLVFPILLLVIFVMLFFCLYIYQKSILAQVASTASERAAYSWDNSFKEPRTGAFTQGQRDSLYWRLKDDAMLGVLFGWAANNQVSVQVPGGGGGGDLPAQKLSHVESGMPAGMQGQMTYENSLISRKVTTELNKIVKVPLLNQFLDQTDLQGTMSSGVVEPVEWIRTVELVRYYGAKFMGRGSGEKINPAVAGQVLTQYGQNGP, from the coding sequence ATGCTGCGCAAATTGGCACACAAAGAGGAAGGGAGCTTCTCATTGGAAGCTTCCCTCGTCTTTCCCATACTGTTGCTGGTCATTTTTGTGATGTTATTTTTTTGCCTGTACATATATCAAAAATCCATCTTGGCGCAGGTCGCTTCTACGGCTTCGGAACGAGCCGCTTATAGCTGGGATAACAGCTTCAAGGAACCGCGTACAGGCGCATTCACCCAAGGACAACGAGATTCGCTTTATTGGCGCTTGAAGGATGATGCCATGCTGGGTGTTTTGTTTGGGTGGGCTGCCAATAATCAGGTAAGTGTGCAGGTGCCTGGTGGCGGTGGAGGAGGCGATTTGCCCGCTCAGAAGCTGTCCCATGTCGAGAGTGGCATGCCTGCCGGTATGCAGGGACAGATGACATATGAGAACAGCCTGATCAGCCGTAAGGTGACGACAGAGCTGAATAAAATAGTGAAAGTGCCTTTGCTGAATCAGTTTCTGGATCAGACGGATTTGCAGGGAACAATGAGCTCGGGTGTGGTAGAGCCTGTGGAATGGATTCGTACGGTAGAGCTGGTTCGATATTACGGAGCAAAATTTATGGGCAGAGGCTCAGGTGAAAAGATAAATCCGGCAGTTGCAGGACAAGTATTAACGCAATATGGACAGAACGGTCCGTAA
- a CDS encoding pilus assembly protein codes for MLRKQRIFLINRYLQRIGGRSRREQGSIVLEASLVLPLFLFFIIFLIYMVQMTLVSTALQTTASEAVKQVSAKIYPVSLAVDAASAKIDAVRQPLDELPKLSVSEYASQFAAQLPPPIGDWVESAVQGGKKPMEELRGRLTEAALDPVLKPLLKPFIEESILEYDRIHVTSVHVPSLTGTKDPYFRVELSYELPMKVPFLYRSIVLQTAAEERLWIGDTGEGAGTGDATAANNAQSSIQLLAKPEPAVKGVYNLIKAKVEPGTSANLSVLYKSGQSTAQHLGWTSADADGIIEWNWFVGTNTTPGQWSFVIETDDGQRIEVPFSVEKTTDGERNTDGSP; via the coding sequence ATGTTACGAAAACAGCGCATTTTTCTTATTAATCGGTATTTACAGCGGATTGGTGGACGGAGTCGCCGTGAACAAGGAAGTATCGTTTTAGAGGCGTCGCTAGTGTTGCCGTTGTTTCTATTTTTTATTATTTTTCTAATTTATATGGTACAGATGACGCTGGTATCTACGGCCTTGCAGACCACCGCTTCAGAAGCGGTTAAACAGGTTTCGGCTAAAATCTATCCGGTGTCTCTGGCGGTGGATGCGGCGTCTGCGAAAATAGATGCAGTCCGCCAGCCGCTGGATGAGCTGCCCAAGTTATCTGTGAGTGAATATGCAAGCCAATTCGCTGCCCAACTGCCACCTCCCATCGGTGATTGGGTGGAAAGCGCTGTGCAGGGGGGAAAAAAGCCCATGGAGGAGCTACGTGGGCGCTTGACAGAAGCCGCGCTTGATCCTGTTCTAAAGCCGCTGTTAAAGCCTTTTATAGAGGAAAGCATTTTGGAGTATGACCGTATACATGTAACGAGCGTACATGTGCCGTCTCTTACGGGAACTAAGGACCCTTATTTTAGGGTGGAACTGTCTTATGAGCTGCCGATGAAGGTTCCTTTTCTGTATCGTAGCATTGTACTCCAGACAGCGGCAGAGGAACGTCTCTGGATCGGTGATACGGGAGAGGGAGCAGGTACAGGAGATGCTACAGCAGCTAACAATGCCCAGAGCTCCATACAGTTGCTTGCCAAGCCTGAGCCTGCCGTGAAGGGTGTATATAACTTGATCAAGGCCAAAGTGGAACCCGGAACGTCAGCTAATCTTTCTGTACTTTATAAGTCGGGCCAAAGCACGGCTCAACACTTGGGCTGGACCTCTGCCGATGCGGACGGGATTATTGAATGGAACTGGTTTGTAGGTACAAACACGACACCCGGTCAATGGAGCTTTGTGATCGAAACGGACGATGGACAACGTATCGAGGTTCCATTTTCGGTAGAGAAGACGACCGACGGGGAGAGGAACACGGATGGTTCTCCATAG
- a CDS encoding A24 family peptidase: MTWMYIVCGVLLAIALVTDLRSMKIPNKLTLPGMAMGLLFNTMFGGWHGFLFAAAGLGTGFGFMLILYWMGAVGAGDVKLFGLIGAWTGAAFAWQSALYSIFFAGIIGLVILLWRRETMMRLRRVAFNLGGFFLFRSGKALTNGREAHLRFPFMTAVIPGAISAYLYFLP, encoded by the coding sequence TTGACGTGGATGTATATCGTATGTGGTGTTTTGCTGGCGATTGCGCTGGTCACGGATTTACGTAGTATGAAAATTCCTAACAAGCTTACGCTGCCCGGCATGGCGATGGGCTTGCTGTTTAATACGATGTTTGGGGGCTGGCATGGATTTTTATTTGCAGCGGCTGGGTTGGGGACGGGATTTGGCTTCATGTTGATTCTGTACTGGATGGGAGCTGTAGGTGCTGGCGATGTGAAGCTGTTTGGCTTGATCGGAGCATGGACGGGTGCGGCTTTTGCATGGCAGTCGGCTCTCTATTCGATTTTTTTCGCGGGTATTATTGGTTTGGTGATCCTGCTGTGGAGACGGGAAACCATGATGAGATTGCGGCGTGTGGCTTTTAATCTGGGAGGATTCTTTCTGTTTCGCAGCGGCAAGGCGCTGACGAACGGGAGAGAGGCACACCTCAGGTTTCCTTTTATGACCGCCGTCATTCCGGGAGCGATCAGTGCTTATCTTTATTTTTTGCCATAA
- a CDS encoding DUF6382 domain-containing protein, producing MFGLSRDFARNGGTFMILNKEGGLKTDDLNSVQTGMMTGNRIPGLLELRIKDVDFQVELHYDISGQRMLSQIWKGGGVSTSDFYRILFEVADALHRSPQYMLDMRQFILHEDYIFMSGSGSRENVGLTYVPLQGVLYEGQAGSQFKQLVIRLMTRVVHFQGDHMQRIFELCDRNELDPGALKELLLQGMTVGADSVSVQGEAGEARSRDTHARMGVQGERDGLHSTAYRKDFPYADQSLPAHSSTRDHSTSRAGYGQGEESKFFASRDQRSQEKMHEDQEMLQEIQELKRINRLKQSIKPQENDEVDTDIEESKSALQKYKTYIALGCLLASAIVWRYIYLDHPETVPLGISVVLTLVLAVVAHMSWTGKWGRKGASSHTYADSVPVLDSEWLGEASPAQRKNDRYQVDKLTGFVAGRQNKDKRFSDSGDQGQESWRWSFPDQKSENMGSWDTGQGDKASARHDLHEPQGIGVARRNDLEASDTSEAYYKSLSGVTELLNATSRQETVLLRADQGMHIPHVQQSPIACLERKPPGSGAAERIRLQPDQFVAGSFFIGRDPQLVQFVEQTEGASRSHIELCVDAEGQGHIVKDLSSTNGTVLNGEPMVPYKEYAMKDGDTFKIAGVSYTYRLESFKSSSNAY from the coding sequence TTGTTTGGTTTAAGCAGGGATTTTGCCCGCAACGGCGGGACATTTATGATTTTGAACAAGGAAGGCGGGCTTAAGACCGATGATTTAAACTCCGTGCAAACTGGAATGATGACTGGCAATCGGATTCCCGGTCTTCTGGAGCTAAGAATCAAGGATGTCGATTTTCAGGTGGAGCTGCACTACGATATTTCGGGTCAACGTATGCTGTCTCAGATATGGAAGGGAGGGGGAGTGTCGACTTCCGATTTCTACCGGATTCTTTTTGAAGTGGCGGATGCCCTCCATCGTAGTCCACAGTATATGCTGGATATGCGCCAATTTATTTTGCATGAGGATTATATCTTTATGAGCGGTTCAGGCTCAAGGGAAAACGTCGGTTTAACCTATGTTCCTTTGCAGGGGGTACTGTATGAAGGACAGGCTGGGAGCCAATTTAAGCAATTGGTTATTCGCTTGATGACACGTGTGGTTCATTTTCAAGGGGACCATATGCAGCGCATATTTGAACTGTGCGACAGGAATGAATTGGATCCGGGGGCGCTGAAGGAGCTGCTGCTGCAAGGGATGACAGTCGGTGCAGACAGCGTTAGCGTTCAAGGCGAAGCTGGGGAAGCACGCAGTAGAGATACTCATGCTCGAATGGGAGTTCAAGGAGAGCGTGATGGATTGCATTCAACAGCATATCGGAAAGATTTTCCTTATGCTGATCAATCCTTACCCGCTCATTCGTCAACGCGTGATCATTCAACGAGCCGAGCGGGATATGGGCAAGGAGAAGAATCTAAATTTTTCGCCTCAAGGGACCAGAGATCTCAGGAAAAAATGCATGAGGATCAGGAGATGCTTCAGGAAATTCAGGAGCTTAAACGGATCAATCGACTCAAGCAGTCCATAAAGCCACAGGAGAATGATGAGGTAGATACAGATATAGAAGAATCGAAGTCTGCGTTGCAGAAGTATAAAACGTACATTGCTTTAGGCTGTCTTCTCGCTTCGGCTATCGTGTGGCGATATATTTATCTGGACCATCCAGAGACGGTGCCGCTTGGTATTTCTGTAGTGCTTACCTTGGTACTCGCAGTCGTTGCTCATATGAGCTGGACGGGAAAATGGGGGCGCAAGGGCGCTTCGTCGCATACCTATGCCGACTCAGTCCCTGTGCTGGATTCGGAATGGCTTGGCGAAGCTTCTCCTGCACAGCGGAAAAATGACCGTTATCAGGTCGATAAGCTAACCGGATTCGTAGCAGGGCGTCAGAATAAGGATAAGCGCTTTTCCGATTCAGGTGATCAAGGACAAGAAAGCTGGCGCTGGTCTTTTCCTGACCAGAAATCTGAAAATATGGGTAGCTGGGATACGGGCCAAGGAGATAAAGCTTCTGCACGTCACGACTTGCACGAGCCACAGGGGATAGGTGTGGCTCGAAGAAATGATTTGGAAGCCAGTGATACCAGCGAGGCATATTATAAGTCCTTGTCTGGTGTGACGGAGCTGCTAAATGCTACATCAAGGCAGGAAACGGTGCTGCTTCGTGCAGATCAGGGGATGCATATTCCACACGTTCAGCAATCACCGATTGCTTGTCTGGAGCGCAAGCCGCCGGGAAGTGGAGCGGCCGAGCGCATTCGATTGCAGCCGGATCAATTTGTTGCAGGCAGCTTCTTCATCGGAAGAGACCCGCAATTGGTCCAGTTTGTAGAACAAACGGAGGGAGCGTCCCGTTCTCATATTGAGCTTTGTGTAGACGCAGAAGGACAAGGCCACATCGTCAAGGATTTGTCCTCGACGAACGGAACCGTTCTGAACGGAGAGCCGATGGTGCCTTACAAGGAGTATGCAATGAAGGACGGAGATACTTTTAAAATAGCCGGAGTATCCTATACTTATCGACTGGAATCTTTTAAATCTTCCTCCAACGCTTATTGA
- a CDS encoding helix-turn-helix transcriptional regulator, producing the protein MNIKFELTCNLERILKEKNITPYKLSKDTAERIGTIYKLVNNQGMDNSRLSTSLLANICGYLGITLGELFDVVQMEETE; encoded by the coding sequence ATGAATATTAAATTCGAATTAACCTGTAACTTGGAGAGAATTCTTAAAGAAAAAAACATTACACCTTATAAGCTATCAAAAGATACAGCAGAGAGAATCGGAACGATATATAAATTAGTGAATAATCAGGGAATGGATAATTCACGCCTTTCAACTTCGTTGCTAGCCAATATTTGTGGATATTTAGGAATTACTTTAGGGGAATTATTTGACGTTGTTCAAATGGAAGAAACTGAATAA